One Oryza brachyantha chromosome 3, ObraRS2, whole genome shotgun sequence DNA segment encodes these proteins:
- the LOC121053794 gene encoding uncharacterized protein LOC121053794, whose translation MMEDQGVRDAIEPAAGAVVDQKRDKKAKSHLLQSLPEDLLMQVAKKRTAKEVWDCLKTRFVGADRVREARLQTLKGEFGAMAMEQGESLDQYAGRITAISVRHSALGATLGDAAMVKKLFDTVPEKFVSLVAVCEQVLRPLSIGVSANRGMLVLLKVGVAMAVLRPMVAFINRRNAGRHRIGNWELVLLLVAVSFIGNYPEHAGFDRVPASLLLGLVFPRQATWAEQALMAMVVGSIISTVIAGPVFTMLFRKEKVAYARSDQALEHLPPDKELRMLAYVHNARGAPAMLSLLELLATTPGAQPTCSTPAASTSAPSATTSGSRTPTKHVDRGNSF comes from the exons ATGATGGAGGACCAGGGCGTACGGGACGCCATCGAGCCGGCGGCCGGGGCGGTCGTCGATCAGAAGAGAGACAAGAAGGCAAAGTCTCATTTGCTGCAGTCGCTGCCGGAAGACTTGCTGATGCAAGTGGCGAAGAAGCGAACCGCAAAGGAGGTATGGGACTGCCTGAAGACAAGGTTCGTGGGTGCTGATCGCGTGCGTGAGGCACGGTTGCAGACTCTGAAAGGCGAATTTGGCGCGATGGCGATGGAGCAGGGCGAGTCCCTGGACCAGTACGCTGGGCGGATCACCGCGATCAGTGTACGCCACTCGGCGTTGGGTGCGACGCTGGGCGATGCTGCGATGGTGAAGAAATTGTTCGACACCGTGCCGGAAAAGTTCGTCAGCCTTGTCGCAG TGTGCGAACAAGTTCTTCGTCCGTTGTCCATCGGTGTCTCCGCCAACAGAGGCATGCTAGTGCTGCTCAAGGTGGGCGTCGCCATGGCGGTGCTCCGACCGATGGTGGCGTTCATCAACCGCCGCAACGCGGGGCGGCACCGCATCGGAAACTGGGagctggtgctgctgctcgtcgccgtctCGTTCATCGGCAACTACCCGGAGCACGCGGGGTTCGACAGGGTGCCGGCGAGCCTCCTGCTAGGGCTGGTGTTCCCGAGGCAAGCA ACCTGGGCGGAGCAGGCGCTCATGGCGATGGTCGTCGGTAGCATCATTAGCACCGTCATCGCCGGGCCGGTGTTTACCATGCTATTCCggaaggagaaggtggcgtACGCACGCAGCGACCAGGCGCTCGAACACCTCCCGCCGGACAAGGAGCTGCGCATGCTCGCCTACGTGCACAACGCGCGAGGTGCGCCGGCCATGCTCAGCCTCCTCGAGCTCCTGGCGACGACGCCCGGTGCACAGCCCACCTGTTCGACACCGGCCGCAAGCACGTCAGCCCCAAGCGCTACCACCAGCGGGTCAAGGACGCCGACAAAGCACGTCGACAGGGGAAATAGTTTTTAG
- the LOC102712973 gene encoding acyl carrier protein 2, mitochondrial-like, giving the protein MAGARSLLLRRLRVAVAPSSSAASLRPAAALREALWGRRWMSSEEAKGSFLDKAEVTERIVKVVRNFQKIDDPAKVTPDAHFKNDLGLDSLDAVEVVMALEEEFGFEIPDNEADKIDSIKVAVDFIASHPQAK; this is encoded by the exons ATGGCCGGGGCGAGGAGCCTGCTCCTGCGGCGCCTCCGCGTGGCGGtggccccctcctcctcggcggcgtccctcaggcccgcggcggcgctgcgggaGGCCCTGTGGGGCCGGCGGTGGATGTCGTCGGAGGAGGCCAAGGGGTCGTTCCTGGACAAGGCCGAGGTCACCGAGCGCATCGTCAAGGTCGTCAGGAACTTCCAGAAGATCGACGACCCGGCTAAG GTCACACCAGATGCACATTTCAAGAATGATCTTGGACTAGATAGTTTGGACGCAGTGGAGGTTGTCATGGCTTTGGAAGAAGAATTCGGTTTTGAGATACCTGACAATGAAGCTGACAAGATCGACTCCATTAAAGTTGCAGTTGATTTCATCGCCTCTCACCCACAAGCAAAATGA